Proteins from one Natrinema salinisoli genomic window:
- a CDS encoding enoyl-CoA hydratase/isomerase family protein, whose product MDESLETVLVEFDDDRGVGTLTMNRPDALNALNGQLRDDIVAGLEALEEENEGADGVALRAVVLEGAGEKAFCAGADIGGFSDESAGDTSARSHYDVIRDFPTPVIAKIDGYCLGGGLETALACDFRLASEGSTFGFPEVNLGILPGAGGVQYVSKLAGPAVAKELAMTGEHISAERAGEEGIVNHVYPDDEFEDEVEEFVTDLAGQAPLAIQAIKKSADMAVHSGLEEGLAYDRTLFEGLLQTEDHAEGAAAFAEDREPEFEGK is encoded by the coding sequence ATGGACGAATCACTGGAGACTGTCCTGGTGGAGTTCGACGACGACCGCGGCGTCGGCACGCTCACGATGAACCGACCGGACGCGCTGAACGCGCTGAACGGCCAGCTCAGGGACGACATCGTCGCGGGTCTCGAGGCCCTCGAGGAAGAAAACGAGGGCGCCGACGGTGTCGCACTGCGAGCGGTGGTCCTCGAGGGCGCCGGCGAGAAGGCCTTCTGTGCGGGGGCGGACATCGGCGGCTTCTCCGACGAGTCGGCGGGTGACACCTCGGCGCGGTCCCATTACGACGTCATCCGGGACTTCCCGACCCCCGTGATCGCGAAGATCGACGGCTACTGTCTGGGCGGCGGGCTCGAGACCGCGCTGGCCTGTGATTTCCGGCTGGCCAGCGAGGGCTCGACGTTCGGTTTCCCCGAAGTGAACCTCGGCATCCTCCCCGGTGCCGGCGGGGTCCAGTACGTCAGCAAGCTTGCTGGCCCGGCGGTCGCGAAAGAGCTGGCGATGACCGGCGAGCACATTTCGGCGGAGCGAGCGGGCGAGGAAGGTATCGTCAATCACGTCTACCCCGACGACGAGTTCGAAGACGAGGTCGAGGAGTTCGTCACCGACCTCGCCGGGCAGGCCCCGCTGGCGATTCAGGCGATCAAGAAGTCCGCCGATATGGCGGTTCACTCCGGGCTCGAGGAGGGGCTGGCGTACGACCGCACGCTTTTCGAGGGGCTCCTGCAGACCGAGGACCACGCGGAAGGCGCGGCGGCGTTCGCGGAGGATCGCGAGCCCGAATTCGAAGGCAAGTAA
- a CDS encoding anthranilate phosphoribosyltransferase, with protein MAQASQEFGEWPLKRLMTEVVGSGPKSADDMSREQAREAFQRILAGEPDATTLGAFWLANRWKRNNPEELAAYTDVMREESVVTAEPDCDPVDCGANYDGKHSSAVLGVGAGIVAAAAGTPVVAHSGDRVPTQKATAYKHVLDELGVRTALEPAESADMVDETGFGFYYQPEFNPGIDDLFDRRDQMGVRTFVNTIETVANPANADVHLGSFYHLAFAKKMTDTIAESERLDYSRAIFFQGMEGYDDIRPGYTKVAEWDDGEELEDYEIETAEYGMAMENEDLEVNDVTADSASITEAVLAGEREDHFADAIALNGAFRMYARQDVDSLAEGLDQARDVIADGSAQAVLEELQAF; from the coding sequence ATGGCGCAGGCATCCCAGGAGTTCGGCGAGTGGCCGTTGAAACGCCTGATGACGGAGGTCGTCGGCTCGGGCCCGAAGTCAGCCGACGATATGAGCCGCGAGCAGGCTCGCGAGGCGTTCCAGCGAATTCTCGCCGGCGAGCCCGATGCGACCACGCTCGGCGCGTTCTGGCTGGCGAACCGCTGGAAGCGCAACAACCCCGAGGAGCTGGCGGCCTACACCGACGTCATGCGCGAGGAGTCGGTCGTCACCGCCGAACCGGACTGCGATCCGGTCGACTGCGGCGCGAACTACGACGGGAAGCACAGTTCCGCCGTCCTCGGCGTCGGGGCCGGCATCGTCGCCGCCGCCGCGGGAACCCCCGTCGTCGCCCACTCCGGCGATCGCGTCCCCACGCAGAAGGCCACGGCGTACAAACACGTCCTCGACGAACTCGGCGTTCGGACGGCCCTCGAGCCCGCGGAAAGCGCCGACATGGTCGACGAGACCGGCTTCGGCTTCTACTACCAGCCCGAGTTCAATCCCGGGATCGACGACCTCTTCGACCGGCGCGATCAGATGGGCGTCCGCACGTTCGTCAACACCATCGAGACCGTCGCTAACCCCGCGAACGCCGACGTGCATCTGGGCTCGTTCTATCACCTCGCGTTCGCGAAGAAGATGACCGATACGATCGCCGAGAGCGAGCGTCTCGACTACTCCCGTGCCATCTTCTTCCAGGGAATGGAGGGCTACGACGACATCCGGCCCGGCTACACGAAAGTCGCGGAGTGGGACGACGGCGAGGAGCTCGAGGACTACGAGATCGAGACCGCCGAGTACGGCATGGCGATGGAAAACGAGGACCTGGAAGTCAACGACGTGACGGCCGACTCCGCGTCGATCACCGAAGCGGTTCTCGCCGGCGAGCGCGAGGACCACTTCGCCGACGCCATCGCCCTCAACGGCGCGTTCCGGATGTACGCCCGCCAGGACGTCGACAGCCTGGCGGAGGGCCTCGATCAGGCCCGCGACGTCATCGCCGACGGCAGCGCGCAGGCGGTGCTCGAGGAACTGCAGGCGTTCTGA
- a CDS encoding GNAT family N-acetyltransferase — protein MILTESIQIEGDDRERIYEYVETHGAVDRDRAREALFPADPPGNAQHARAFRHSVALLKRDGYLEEDDDGTLRIAIDIEETGEEYTTGDVEVTIRPARQEDLSGIVGAIRQVVEEMTYIEAESVADELDHENVLLRHNEFESRLFFVASVDGDVVGWAHMHLPNLEKLGHTAELTVGVLEEYRGMGIGNQLLDRALEWARGNDLEKVYQSVPSTNEDAIDFFEDRDWKIEAVRDDHYKLDDEYIDEVMMAIDL, from the coding sequence ATGATACTGACCGAATCGATCCAGATCGAAGGCGACGACCGAGAGCGGATCTACGAGTACGTCGAAACCCACGGCGCAGTCGATCGAGACCGAGCGCGAGAAGCGCTGTTTCCGGCCGATCCCCCCGGGAACGCACAGCACGCGAGAGCGTTCCGGCACAGCGTCGCGCTCCTGAAACGGGACGGCTATCTCGAGGAGGACGACGACGGCACGCTCCGCATCGCCATCGATATCGAGGAGACCGGCGAGGAGTACACGACCGGGGACGTAGAGGTCACGATCAGACCGGCGAGACAGGAAGACCTCTCCGGAATCGTCGGTGCGATACGACAGGTCGTCGAGGAGATGACCTACATCGAGGCCGAGAGCGTCGCGGACGAACTGGATCACGAGAACGTCCTGCTTCGCCACAACGAGTTCGAGTCCCGGCTGTTCTTCGTCGCGTCGGTCGACGGCGACGTCGTCGGCTGGGCCCACATGCACCTCCCGAACCTCGAGAAACTCGGCCACACCGCGGAGCTCACCGTCGGCGTTCTCGAGGAGTACCGCGGGATGGGGATCGGGAACCAGCTGCTCGACCGGGCGCTCGAGTGGGCTCGAGGGAACGACCTCGAAAAAGTGTATCAGAGCGTTCCGTCGACCAACGAGGACGCGATCGACTTCTTCGAGGATCGCGACTGGAAGATCGAGGCCGTCCGCGACGACCACTACAAACTCGACGACGAGTACATCGACGAGGTGATGATGGCGATCGATCTGTAA
- a CDS encoding Lrp/AsnC family transcriptional regulator produces the protein MSTLSGNWREAIDDVDAALIDGYQSGVPIEERPFRAVGADLGIDESTVIDRVCALQDAGIVRRFGAVLNPPVIGSSTLAAVQAPADRFGEVAAVINDYRQVNHNYARDHEWNMWFVVTAGSQDARDEILADIESRTGCPVLNLPMLTDYYIDLEFPVVNADRFARESLANRTDSSATRISEEAAGDLSPLEAELLLEIQDGFPLSATPYRDIAANVGYAVEDVLAALERLRDDGCIKRIGCVINHVVTGFDANCMVVWDVPDDELDELGERAGGLPYVTLCYHRPRRPDQEWPYNLFTMIHGRDPEAVDAKIDELAADYLPVDHERLYSTETLKQTGARYDDLVGI, from the coding sequence ATGAGTACCCTGTCGGGGAACTGGCGCGAGGCCATCGACGACGTGGACGCGGCGCTGATCGACGGCTATCAGAGCGGCGTCCCGATCGAAGAGCGCCCGTTTCGCGCCGTCGGAGCCGACCTCGGGATCGACGAGTCCACGGTGATCGACCGCGTCTGCGCCCTGCAGGATGCGGGGATCGTCCGCCGGTTCGGCGCCGTCCTCAACCCGCCCGTGATCGGCTCGTCGACGCTCGCTGCAGTCCAGGCACCGGCGGACCGCTTCGGCGAGGTCGCGGCCGTGATCAACGACTACCGGCAGGTCAACCACAACTACGCCCGCGACCACGAGTGGAACATGTGGTTCGTCGTCACCGCCGGCTCGCAAGACGCCCGCGACGAGATCCTCGCCGACATCGAGTCCCGGACCGGCTGTCCGGTACTTAACCTGCCGATGCTGACCGACTACTACATCGACCTCGAGTTCCCCGTCGTCAACGCCGATCGCTTCGCGCGGGAGTCGCTCGCGAATCGAACCGACTCCTCCGCAACCCGGATCAGCGAGGAAGCTGCAGGGGACCTGTCGCCGCTCGAGGCGGAACTCCTCCTCGAGATCCAGGACGGGTTCCCGCTGTCGGCCACGCCCTACCGAGACATCGCCGCGAACGTGGGCTACGCGGTCGAAGACGTGCTCGCGGCGCTCGAACGGCTGCGGGACGACGGCTGTATCAAGCGCATCGGCTGCGTGATCAACCACGTCGTGACCGGGTTCGACGCCAACTGTATGGTCGTCTGGGACGTGCCGGACGACGAGCTCGACGAGCTGGGTGAGCGCGCGGGCGGCCTGCCCTACGTGACGCTCTGTTATCACCGCCCCCGCCGTCCCGATCAGGAGTGGCCGTACAACCTGTTCACGATGATTCACGGCCGCGATCCCGAAGCCGTCGACGCGAAGATCGACGAACTCGCCGCCGACTACCTCCCCGTCGATCACGAACGGCTCTACTCGACCGAGACGCTGAAGCAGACGGGCGCTCGCTACGACGATCTGGTCGGGATCTAG
- a CDS encoding pyridoxamine 5'-phosphate oxidase family protein produces the protein MNDESAPERETQRGRPQTEASYGIPDRTDEMLPWAFVTERMRDAQSYWVTTIRPDGSPHVRPTWGVWVDGTFHCGGGERTRWVRNLSTNPEIVVHTESATEVVVLEGQAERIDNETAEPEQIGELDAAYEDKYDTPHGTPFFAVRPATIFAWSDFPTDATRWVFDG, from the coding sequence ATGAACGACGAATCGGCCCCCGAACGCGAGACGCAGCGCGGTCGCCCGCAGACCGAAGCGAGTTACGGGATTCCGGACCGCACGGACGAGATGCTCCCGTGGGCGTTCGTCACGGAACGCATGCGAGACGCGCAGAGCTACTGGGTGACGACGATCCGACCCGACGGGAGTCCCCACGTTCGGCCGACGTGGGGGGTCTGGGTCGACGGGACGTTCCACTGCGGCGGCGGCGAGCGAACGCGATGGGTTCGAAACCTCTCGACGAACCCCGAGATCGTCGTGCATACCGAAAGCGCCACCGAAGTCGTCGTTCTCGAGGGGCAGGCCGAACGGATCGATAACGAGACCGCCGAGCCGGAGCAGATCGGCGAGTTGGACGCGGCCTACGAGGACAAGTACGATACGCCCCACGGGACGCCGTTCTTCGCCGTTCGACCGGCCACTATCTTCGCGTGGAGCGACTTCCCGACGGACGCGACGCGGTGGGTGTTCGACGGGTAG
- a CDS encoding FAD-binding and (Fe-S)-binding domain-containing protein has protein sequence MSLEPSADPAADRRANYDYRSDDVDRPALVEDLEALLDCEVRADSYSRELYATDASAYEMMPIAVAFPESTADVAGLLEYCAEREIPVLPRGGGTSLAGQTVNRAVVLDFTRHMNEILDIDPDGRAATVQPGTILGTLNEALEPHDLKFAPDPAWGDKSAIGGAIGNNSTGAHSLKYGKTDAYIEEVEAVLADGTVTRFGEVTLGEIGERADPEGDLEARIYAEVERILEEDADRIEEAYPDLKRNVSGYNLDRLVAEARGKELPSGESATTESSRHGGGETAEATGEPGTLNLARLLAGSEGTLAIVTEATVSLEPVPETKAVSLLCYPDLREAMRDVEPILAHDPAAVEVLDDVLIDLARDTAEFGPVTEMLPEGTNAVLLVEFYAEDADHGREQVAGLLADRVPSATPAGAPADDAPKSDAETLAIEALEAYDDAERAKLWKLRKSGLPILLSRTTDEKHISFIEDTAIPPARLPEFVEGFEEILEEHGTYASFYAHAGPGVLHVRPLVNTKTEVGLEQLHGIADDVTDLVVELGGSVSGEHGDGRARTQWNRKLYGDELWNTFQDLKTAFDPDWLLNPGQVVFREDDPTDLRENLRFDPDYEFETGFEPALEWDNDNGMQGMVELCHGCGGCRGEQETTGGVMCPTYRASREEITATRGRANALRQAMSGDLDPDEAVSDEFVEEVMDLCIGCKGCAIDCPSEVDMAKLKAEVTHEHHQRNGASLRDRLFANVATLSRWGSQFAPLSNALPKLPGARKALEATIGIDADRALPTFHANTFRDWFRKRGGARVSEADATRRAVLYPDTYTNYSHPEAGKAAVRVLEAAGVHVAVPDDLGDTGRPAFSKGFLDKARDAARENVNALAPRVADGWDVVVIEPSDAVMFQSDYLDLLSGEPAETLASATYGVCEYIDAFRLDEAIAFDEGAATQDLVYHGHCHQKSVAKDHHAVGVLRRAGYAVDPLDSGCCGMAGSFGYESEHASMSDAIASILYEQVDDSDGERVVAPGASCRTQLENRPGAPEEPPTPIEVVAEALERRP, from the coding sequence ATGTCTCTGGAGCCGAGCGCTGATCCGGCGGCCGATCGGCGGGCGAACTACGACTACCGGAGCGACGACGTCGATCGGCCGGCGCTGGTCGAGGACCTCGAGGCGTTGCTCGACTGCGAGGTCCGTGCCGACTCCTACTCTCGGGAACTGTACGCGACCGACGCGAGCGCATACGAGATGATGCCGATCGCCGTCGCCTTCCCCGAGTCGACGGCTGACGTGGCGGGGCTCCTCGAGTACTGCGCCGAGCGGGAGATCCCGGTTCTCCCGCGCGGTGGCGGAACGAGCCTCGCCGGGCAGACGGTCAACCGGGCCGTCGTGCTGGATTTCACTCGCCACATGAACGAAATCCTCGATATCGATCCCGACGGGCGCGCCGCGACGGTCCAGCCCGGGACGATCCTCGGGACGCTGAACGAGGCCCTCGAGCCCCACGACCTGAAGTTCGCCCCCGATCCGGCGTGGGGCGACAAGAGCGCCATCGGCGGCGCGATCGGGAACAACTCGACGGGCGCGCACTCGCTGAAATACGGGAAGACCGACGCCTACATCGAGGAGGTCGAGGCCGTCCTCGCCGACGGCACCGTCACCCGCTTCGGCGAGGTCACGCTCGGGGAAATCGGCGAGCGAGCCGATCCCGAGGGCGACCTCGAGGCCCGGATCTACGCCGAGGTCGAGCGCATCCTCGAGGAGGACGCGGACCGGATCGAGGAGGCCTACCCGGATCTCAAGCGAAACGTCTCCGGGTACAACCTCGACCGGCTGGTGGCCGAAGCACGGGGGAAGGAACTGCCGAGTGGGGAGAGCGCGACGACGGAGTCGTCGCGACACGGAGGCGGTGAAACCGCCGAAGCGACCGGCGAGCCCGGAACCCTCAACCTCGCGCGCCTGCTGGCCGGCAGCGAGGGGACGCTCGCGATCGTCACCGAGGCCACTGTCTCGCTCGAACCGGTCCCCGAGACGAAGGCCGTCTCGCTGCTGTGCTATCCCGACCTCCGCGAAGCGATGCGGGACGTCGAGCCGATCCTCGCACACGACCCCGCGGCGGTCGAGGTGCTGGACGACGTGTTGATCGACCTCGCGCGCGACACGGCGGAGTTCGGGCCGGTCACCGAGATGCTCCCCGAGGGTACCAATGCCGTCCTGCTCGTGGAGTTCTACGCCGAGGACGCCGATCACGGGAGAGAGCAGGTCGCCGGGCTACTGGCCGACCGGGTACCGTCGGCGACGCCCGCGGGGGCGCCGGCCGACGATGCCCCGAAGAGCGACGCCGAGACGCTCGCGATCGAGGCCCTCGAGGCCTACGACGACGCCGAACGGGCCAAGCTCTGGAAACTCCGCAAGTCCGGCCTGCCGATCCTGCTCTCGCGGACGACCGACGAGAAGCACATCTCCTTCATCGAGGACACCGCGATCCCGCCGGCGCGGCTCCCCGAGTTCGTCGAGGGCTTCGAAGAAATCCTCGAAGAACACGGCACCTACGCCAGTTTCTACGCCCACGCCGGCCCCGGCGTGCTCCACGTCCGACCGCTCGTGAACACGAAGACCGAGGTGGGCCTCGAGCAACTCCACGGCATCGCGGACGACGTGACCGACCTCGTCGTCGAGCTAGGTGGGTCCGTCTCGGGCGAACACGGCGACGGCCGCGCACGGACCCAGTGGAACCGGAAACTGTACGGCGACGAACTCTGGAATACGTTTCAGGACCTCAAAACGGCGTTCGATCCCGACTGGCTCCTCAATCCGGGGCAGGTCGTCTTCCGCGAGGACGATCCGACGGATCTGCGGGAAAACCTGCGGTTCGATCCCGACTACGAGTTCGAGACGGGGTTCGAGCCCGCCCTCGAGTGGGACAACGACAACGGCATGCAGGGCATGGTCGAGCTCTGTCACGGCTGCGGCGGTTGTCGCGGCGAGCAGGAGACGACGGGCGGCGTGATGTGTCCGACCTACCGAGCGAGCCGCGAGGAGATCACGGCGACCCGCGGCCGGGCGAACGCGCTCCGGCAGGCAATGAGCGGCGATCTCGACCCCGACGAGGCCGTCTCCGACGAGTTCGTCGAGGAAGTGATGGACCTCTGTATCGGCTGCAAGGGCTGTGCCATCGACTGTCCCAGCGAGGTCGACATGGCGAAGCTCAAGGCCGAGGTCACCCACGAGCACCACCAGCGCAACGGCGCGAGTCTGCGGGATCGGCTCTTCGCCAACGTCGCGACGCTCTCGAGATGGGGGAGCCAGTTCGCGCCGCTGTCCAACGCCCTGCCGAAGCTTCCGGGCGCGCGCAAAGCGCTCGAGGCGACGATCGGCATCGATGCCGATCGGGCGTTGCCGACCTTTCACGCGAACACGTTCCGAGACTGGTTCCGGAAGCGAGGCGGTGCGAGGGTCAGCGAAGCCGACGCCACCCGCAGAGCCGTCCTCTACCCCGACACCTACACGAACTACAGCCATCCCGAGGCCGGGAAGGCGGCCGTCCGGGTCCTCGAGGCCGCCGGCGTCCACGTCGCCGTCCCCGACGATCTCGGCGACACGGGTCGGCCGGCGTTCTCGAAGGGCTTTCTCGACAAGGCGAGAGACGCCGCCCGCGAGAACGTGAACGCGCTCGCTCCGCGGGTCGCGGACGGCTGGGACGTCGTCGTGATCGAACCCTCCGACGCGGTCATGTTTCAGAGCGATTACCTCGATCTGCTCTCCGGCGAGCCCGCCGAGACGCTCGCAAGCGCGACCTACGGCGTCTGCGAGTACATCGACGCGTTCCGGCTGGACGAGGCGATCGCGTTCGACGAGGGCGCGGCGACGCAGGACCTCGTCTATCACGGCCACTGCCACCAGAAGTCGGTCGCGAAGGACCACCACGCGGTCGGCGTCCTCCGGCGGGCCGGCTACGCCGTCGACCCGCTCGACTCCGGGTGCTGTGGCATGGCCGGCAGTTTCGGCTACGAGTCCGAACACGCCTCGATGAGCGACGCCATCGCCTCGATCCTGTACGAGCAGGTCGACGACAGCGACGGCGAGCGCGTCGTCGCCCCCGGCGCCTCCTGTCGGACGCAACTCGAGAACAGACCCGGCGCGCCCGAGGAACCGCCCACGCCGATCGAGGTCGTGGCCGAGGCGCTCGAAAGACGGCCGTAG
- a CDS encoding 3-hydroxyacyl-CoA dehydrogenase family protein — MQIAVLGAGSMGHGIAQVSAMAGHDVVLRDIEEEFVKDGLEGIRTNLQGGVDRDKLSEDEMEAALERIEGTTDLAEAVDDADLVVEAVPEDMDLKQEVFADVEEATGEDTIIASNTSSLSVTEMASALEHPERAVGLHFFNPPHIMDLVEIVIAEQTDDRTEEFAVDYVRGIEKEDVVVRDTAGFATSRLGLALGLEAIRMVEQGVASPADIDEGMEIGYGHPMGPLELTDHVGLDVRLHIAEHLREELGERFKPPQSLRRKVRAGNLGKKTGEGYYVWEDGERVGMSGEWGADE; from the coding sequence ATGCAAATCGCAGTCCTCGGAGCCGGCAGTATGGGACACGGGATCGCACAGGTATCCGCGATGGCGGGCCACGACGTCGTCCTGCGGGACATCGAGGAGGAGTTCGTCAAGGACGGCCTCGAGGGGATCCGCACCAACCTTCAGGGCGGGGTCGACCGGGACAAGCTCAGCGAGGACGAGATGGAAGCGGCCCTCGAGCGCATCGAGGGGACGACGGACCTCGCGGAAGCGGTCGACGACGCCGACCTCGTCGTCGAGGCGGTGCCCGAGGATATGGACCTCAAACAGGAAGTGTTCGCGGACGTCGAGGAAGCCACGGGCGAGGACACGATCATCGCCTCGAACACGTCCTCGCTGTCGGTGACCGAGATGGCGAGCGCCCTCGAGCACCCCGAACGGGCCGTCGGCCTGCACTTCTTCAACCCGCCCCACATCATGGACCTCGTCGAGATCGTCATCGCCGAGCAGACCGACGACCGCACGGAGGAGTTCGCGGTCGACTACGTCCGGGGCATCGAGAAGGAGGACGTCGTCGTCCGGGACACCGCCGGCTTCGCCACCTCGCGGCTCGGCCTCGCGCTGGGGCTCGAGGCGATCCGGATGGTCGAGCAGGGCGTCGCCAGCCCGGCCGACATCGACGAGGGGATGGAGATCGGCTACGGGCATCCGATGGGGCCGCTCGAGCTGACCGATCACGTCGGGCTGGACGTGCGCCTGCACATCGCCGAACACCTCCGCGAGGAGCTGGGCGAGCGGTTCAAGCCGCCCCAGTCCCTGCGCCGGAAGGTCCGCGCCGGCAACCTCGGCAAGAAGACCGGCGAGGGCTACTACGTCTGGGAGGACGGCGAGCGCGTCGGCATGAGCGGCGAGTGGGGAGCGGACGAGTAA
- a CDS encoding thiolase family protein, translating into MSDRQPVIVQAVRTPQGKHGGVYAETGSEELSVPLVDAMLERTGLSGEDVDDIRWGCAKQVNEQSNNIARVIALCSDLGESVPGTTIDRLCASSAEAIMSASDAIRAGQREVIVAGGVENMSRNERRKGIGSYAGIAEQYDAAGLAMGQTAEKVAREYDISREEQDEYGARSQQRACEATEAGKFDEEIVPIETEDGTITEDEGLRPGTTKEKIAGLPPAFQDDGTVTAANASQVSDGAAGVLITSREFAEEEGLEVMAEIEGHNVAGVDPTVMGIGPVPAVRGIWERNGRDADDYDLVELNEAFASQTIYCRDELGFDDDIFNVNGGAIAIGHPLGASGARLPVTLIHELQRRGGGLGLSTMCVGYGQGAAVEFQVPEQ; encoded by the coding sequence ATGAGCGATCGGCAGCCAGTTATCGTGCAGGCAGTTCGGACTCCGCAGGGAAAACACGGCGGCGTCTACGCCGAGACCGGTAGCGAGGAGCTGTCGGTCCCGCTCGTCGACGCAATGCTCGAGCGCACGGGGCTCTCGGGCGAGGACGTCGACGACATCAGGTGGGGCTGTGCCAAGCAGGTCAACGAGCAGAGCAACAACATCGCGCGGGTCATCGCGCTGTGTTCCGACCTCGGCGAGTCGGTCCCCGGGACGACCATCGACCGGCTCTGTGCGTCCTCGGCGGAGGCGATCATGAGCGCGAGCGACGCCATCCGAGCGGGCCAGCGCGAGGTCATCGTCGCGGGCGGCGTCGAGAACATGTCCCGCAACGAGCGCCGGAAGGGGATCGGCTCCTACGCGGGGATCGCCGAACAGTACGACGCGGCCGGTCTCGCGATGGGCCAGACCGCCGAGAAGGTCGCTCGAGAGTACGACATCAGCAGGGAAGAGCAAGACGAGTACGGCGCTCGCAGTCAGCAACGGGCCTGCGAGGCCACCGAGGCAGGTAAATTCGACGAGGAAATCGTCCCGATCGAGACGGAGGACGGGACCATCACCGAAGACGAGGGGCTCCGTCCCGGCACCACGAAAGAGAAGATCGCCGGCTTGCCGCCCGCGTTTCAGGACGACGGCACCGTCACCGCCGCCAACGCCTCGCAGGTCTCCGACGGCGCTGCGGGCGTCCTGATCACGAGCAGGGAGTTCGCCGAGGAAGAAGGGCTCGAGGTCATGGCCGAAATCGAGGGCCACAACGTCGCGGGCGTCGACCCCACGGTCATGGGTATCGGACCCGTTCCCGCGGTACGAGGTATCTGGGAGCGAAACGGCCGTGATGCCGACGACTACGATCTCGTCGAACTCAACGAAGCCTTCGCCAGTCAGACGATCTATTGCCGGGACGAACTCGGCTTCGACGACGATATCTTCAACGTCAACGGCGGCGCGATCGCCATCGGTCACCCGCTGGGTGCGTCGGGCGCTCGCCTCCCCGTCACCCTGATCCACGAACTGCAGCGCCGGGGCGGCGGCCTCGGCCTCTCGACGATGTGCGTCGGCTACGGGCAAGGCGCGGCCGTCGAGTTTCAGGTGCCGGAGCAGTAG
- a CDS encoding acyl-CoA dehydrogenase family protein, with the protein MAFQLSAEHEAIRDAVREFGENEMVPVAEEHDREHKYPEDLRKKAAEYDFVAPNIPIEYDGAGMDKISSTIVTEELWRADPGIGSAVGSAGFGTDMIIEFGDEWMKEEWLPKIANGETASCSMISEPAHGSNVAGIETVAEKDGDEYVLNGNKMWITNGTVADVGVLMAKTSPDEGHRGITAFLVEMDRDGVSTDKITNKLGIRASDLAEVVIDDVRVPEKNVIGEVDKGFYQLMEFFASGRTSVAAQAVGAAQGALDAAIEYANQREQFDQKISEFQAIQHKIAEMATKVEAARSLTYRAATQVEQNNQDVAAQYSSMAKYFASEISVEVADEGIQVHGGSGYVTDYPAERYYRDARITKIYEGTSEIQKNIIADQIL; encoded by the coding sequence ATGGCATTCCAGTTATCAGCCGAGCACGAGGCGATCCGTGACGCCGTCCGCGAATTCGGCGAAAACGAGATGGTGCCGGTCGCCGAGGAGCACGACCGGGAGCACAAGTATCCCGAAGACCTCCGCAAGAAGGCCGCCGAGTACGACTTCGTCGCGCCGAACATCCCGATCGAGTACGACGGCGCCGGGATGGACAAGATCTCCTCGACGATCGTCACCGAGGAACTCTGGCGCGCCGACCCCGGGATCGGCTCCGCGGTCGGCTCCGCCGGCTTCGGCACCGACATGATCATCGAGTTCGGCGACGAGTGGATGAAAGAGGAGTGGCTGCCCAAGATCGCCAACGGCGAGACGGCCTCCTGTTCCATGATCTCCGAGCCCGCCCACGGCTCGAACGTCGCCGGCATCGAGACGGTCGCCGAGAAGGACGGCGACGAGTACGTCCTCAACGGCAACAAGATGTGGATCACCAACGGGACGGTCGCGGACGTCGGCGTCCTGATGGCCAAGACCAGCCCCGACGAGGGTCACCGCGGTATCACCGCGTTCCTCGTCGAGATGGACCGCGACGGCGTTTCGACGGACAAGATCACCAACAAGCTGGGCATCCGCGCCTCCGACCTCGCCGAGGTCGTCATCGACGACGTCCGCGTTCCCGAGAAGAACGTCATCGGGGAAGTCGACAAGGGCTTCTACCAGCTGATGGAGTTCTTCGCCTCCGGCCGCACCAGCGTCGCCGCGCAGGCCGTCGGTGCCGCCCAGGGCGCGCTCGACGCCGCCATCGAGTACGCCAACCAGCGCGAGCAGTTCGACCAGAAAATTTCGGAGTTCCAGGCCATCCAGCACAAGATCGCCGAGATGGCAACCAAGGTCGAGGCCGCCCGCTCGCTGACCTACCGCGCCGCGACCCAGGTCGAGCAGAACAACCAGGACGTCGCCGCGCAGTACTCGAGCATGGCGAAGTACTTCGCCAGCGAGATCTCGGTCGAAGTCGCCGACGAGGGTATTCAGGTCCACGGCGGCTCGGGCTACGTCACGGACTACCCCGCCGAGCGCTACTACCGCGACGCCCGCATCACGAAGATCTACGAGGGCACCAGCGAGATCCAGAAGAACATCATCGCCGACCAGATCCTGTAG